A stretch of Malus sylvestris chromosome 11, drMalSylv7.2, whole genome shotgun sequence DNA encodes these proteins:
- the LOC126591335 gene encoding uncharacterized protein LOC126591335, which produces MEPKLDSVIIIADTTNKGPGPIIPNGDVIDINSKSDGDRDHGQDHHGYVGAITAAAPAPAPAPAPAGNNYKKKRRGAIQILQVAAFMLRRRRSSDKFKSKSIPASIEAEAVASSKSTWKRLVGSIRPLHLQSGSSNPSTPSASSARSTHERTSSIERYEDVLLPPMSPARTDDLSSEDGMSSRYASAVSLQELDRTEDDDTNAIAACPGDATHDQNIDAKAEEFIAQFYQQMRLQRLDSIDRRYNDMKNRSIG; this is translated from the coding sequence ATGGAACCCAAGTTAGACAGCGTGATCATCATTGCCGACACCACCAACAAGGGTCCGGGTCCTATTATTCCTAATGGCGATGTTATCGATATTAATTCTAAATCCGATGGAGATCGAGATCATGGGCAGGATCATCATGGTTATGTGGGCGCCATCACAGCCGCAGCACCAGCACCAGCACCAGCACCAGCACCAGCCGGTAATAATTACAAAAAGAAGCGCAGAGGAGCTATACAAATTCTCCAGGTGGCCGCCTTTATGCTCCGACGACGCCGTTCATCTGACAAATTCAAATCCAAATCAATTCCGGCCTCCATCGAAGCAGAAGCAGTGGCTTCTTCAAAAAGCACGTGGAAGCGCCTCGTAGGGTCCATCCGTCCCTTGCACCTCCAAAGCGGCAGCAGTAACCCATCGACGCCGTCGGCCTCCTCCGCTAGGAGCACGCATGAACGTACTTCTTCAATTGAACGATACGAAGACGTGCTCCTACCACCCATGTCTCCGGCGCGGACTGACGACCTCTCCTCCGAAGATGGAATGTCCAGCCGATACGCCTCTGCTGTCAGTCTCCAAGAGCTGGACCGGACGGAAGATGACGACACCAATGCCATCGCTGCCTGTCCTGGTGATGCCACTCATGACCAAAATATTGACGCCAAGGCTGAAGAGTTTATAGCTCAGTTCTATCAACAGATGAGGCTTCAGCGCTTGGATTCCATCGATCGTCGCTACAACGACATGAAGAACAGGTCAATTGGTTAA
- the LOC126591330 gene encoding uncharacterized protein LOC126591330 isoform X2, which yields MSPTEWWIMYGTDAPTVRKLAIKVLSQTASSSACERNWSTFALIHTKQRNRLAHSRLEKLVYCYYNMKLQIRDKEAEIDHVNRGDPLDVFDIVGEDDDTEGNQLFQWIRPLHLDDDKGNPAPRVAEEARNEGINVERVLEEEVGSSSADSLDELFLPRPRNTGISPSSNPTQPQHRADTNDISSTRSGDLPTTEGGNDEGHSGAGGSGGGYGNYYGPSPPEYLSPFTGEANFTHATQDDDHGSRRAGPGIGAIGKDYTRRERGKGILSSQEDDSLSRTSDSVGLGSSNYGYTHNQPFPYPSYPYPSYPIPVGMESSDSWKQSQTQSSNDFSYGQPQPISDPYGWHVNNYMQNYFGDLSFDNYFSQYTHSTHRDDEDSEKFEPHRNSMWY from the exons atgtctccta ctgaatggtggatcatgtatgggaccgatgcaccaactgtgagaaagttagcaatcaaagtattatcacaaacagcttcctcatctgcttgtgaaagaaattggagcacatttgcactgatacacacaaagcaaagaaataggttggcgcatagtaggttggaaaaattagtttattgctactacaacatgaagcttcaaattcgagataaggaagcagaaatagatcatgtcaaccgtggtgacccactagatgtatttgatattgttggtgaagatgatgatacggagggtaaccaactttttcaatggattagacctcttcatttagatgatgataaaggcaacccagctcccagagttgctgaagaagcacgtaatgaagggataaatgtagaaagagtattagaggaggaggtgggatctagcagcgctgactctttggatGAACTTTTCctcccaagaccaagaaacactggaatttcaccttcttccaatcctacacaaccacaacatcgtgctgatactaatgatatctctagtacaagatcaggagacttaCCTACCACCgaaggtgggaatgatgaaggacatagtggagctggaggtagtggtggtggatatggaaactattatggaccatCACCTCCCGAATAtttgagccccttcactggtgaggcaaacttcacgcatgcaacacaggatgatgaccatggcagtaggcgggcaggaccaggaattggtgccatagggaaggactatactcgcagagaaagaggtaaggggattttgtcaagtcaagaagatgactcgttatctagaacttcagattctgttggattgggaagtagtaactatggttatactcataaccaaccatttccctacccttcatatccctacccttcatatcccattcctgttgggatggaatcgagcgactcatggaaacaatcccagactcaatcttcaaatgatttttcttatggacaacctcaaccaatctcggatccatatgggtggcatgttaacaattacatgcaaaactattttggggatttatcatttgataactacttttcacaatacactcattctacacatagagatgatgaagatagtgaaaaatttgaacctcataggaactctatgtggtactaa
- the LOC126591330 gene encoding uncharacterized protein LOC126591330 isoform X1 has product MGPEERRSLKQALRASKQSAWEREHLHKIPNRGQGSGTSGGVQMRRGGSLRESQPTPPIAPSLYKSSNARQKSVWSYFKGGNVKEGMGRLISKIFIYENVPAEKASSHHFKNMVVGCQQAGVGVQPPTPYEIRNKYLDMEYKDIGEYVNKLRSKWETNGCTIMCDGWTGATRLSIINFMVYSKGKTIFLKSVDASDHIKNYKYIYKLLRDVIMEVGEHNVVQVVTDNGSAFVKAEKKLMKHHNVFWTSCAAHCIDLMFEAMGKRDNVSTVVKRARTITNYIYNHGWLLAKMREFCKGEIIRPATTRFATNYIALDSLLKKKAGLKQLFTSDDWANHNFSRSNTGRMVESIVLDHAFWTQSEHVCQLFEPLYKVLRIVDTEVYPTMGAVYELMRVVKDELEKKHGARWVIKIIEDRWYKTLYHDLHAADPVLEMMVLLYVLYIMYTLN; this is encoded by the exons atgggacctgaagaacgacgcagtttgaaacaagcattacgtgcctccaaacagtcagcatgggaaagagaacaccttcataaaattcctaataggggacaaggttccgggacaagtggtggtgtacaaatgagacggggaggcagtcttagagaatcacaaccaacaccaccaatagccccaagtttatataagtcatccaacgcacgtcaaaagagtgtttggagttatttcaagggaggtaatgtgaaggagggaatggggcgtctaattagcaagatctttatctatgaaaatgtccctgctgagaaagcatcatcacatcatttcaaaaatatggtagtgggatgtcaacaggccggtgttggagtacaacctcccactccctatgagataagaaacaaatatttggatatggagtataaagacattggcgagtatgttaacaagttgaggtcaaagtgggaaactaatggttgcacaatcatgtgtgacggatggactggggcgaccagattgtctatcataaacttcatggtatactccaagggaaagacaatttttttgaagtctgttgatgcttcagaccatataaagaactacaagtatatttacaaattattgagggatgtaatcatggaggtgggagagcataatgttgtccaagtcgtgaccgacaacggttctgcatttgtcaaagctgaaaaaaagttaatgaagcatcataatgtgttttggacatcatgtgcagcacattgtattgatctcatgtttgaggcaatggggaagagagataATGTTtctactgtggtcaaaagagctagaacgatcacaaattatatttacaatcacggttggttgttggcaaagatgcgtgaattttgcaaaggagaaatcattcgtccagctaccactcgattcgccaccaactatattgcattagacagcctactgaagaagaaagcagggttgaagcaactattcactagtgacgattgggccaaccacaatttcagccgctcaaatacaggtcgtatggtggaaagtatagtgcttgatcatgctttctggactcaatcagaacatgtgtgccaactgtttgaacctctttacaaagttttacggatcgttgacacagaagtgtatcctactatgggggcagtatatgagttgatgcgtgtagtgaaggatgaattggaaaaaaaacatggtgcaaggtgggtcatcaAGATAATTGAAGatcgatggtataaaacattgtaccacgatttgcatgcagcag acccggtgttggagatgatggtactcttatacgtgctgtacataatgtatactctaaattag